A stretch of DNA from Chthonomonadales bacterium:
CCAAGGGCAAGCCATCACATCGAGCCGGCACTCGCGCCTGGCTCTTCGCACAAAGGTAGGCGCAGTCGGCCCCCGCGCCCCCGCGTCTCGCTACCTACTGCGAGCAAGGGCGCGGGGGCAGTGGGGGCCGGAGCGCCGCTTACACCAACCACCCGCGGACATTATCGCTGAGCAATATGTGGACATTATCGCTGAGCAGGAACAACCGCCGCGTTGCCGCTGCGTTGCCGCCGCGTTGCCGCTGCGTTGCCGCCGCGTTGCCGCCGCGTTGCCGCGCGTCGATCGCGCGTCGATTGGCTCTGGCGCGCGGCGGGCGCGCTATCGACCGATGCCCGGCCGGGGAACGAGATGACAGGGCCGAGCAACGTCACCGGATAGGGCACCTCGCAGATCCTCCCCCCACTCGCAGATCCTCCCCCTTGACAGCCGCGCTGGCCTCTGTTATCCTCCCATCGTGCAGCCTAAGCGCTTAGGTAGTCGGACGGCAACACGGGGCGCGCGCCCCGTACGGGGGTTGCCATGGGCCGCCGAACCACCATCGCCGACATCGCGCGCCGCGCCGGCGTCTCCAACTGGACCGTCTCGCACGTGCTCAACCGCCGCGCGGACGTCTCCATCGCAGACGCCACCCGCGCCCGCGTGATGCAGGCCGCCGTCGACATGGGTTACCGGCCCAACCCGGCGGCGCGCGCCCTCGCCAACGGGCGAACCCAGCTCGTGGCGCTCTGGGTGATCGCTGGCGACTCCTACTCTCCCTACTTCGCGCGCGTCCAGTACGAGCTACAGCGGCGCGTGCTCGAGGGCGGCTACCGTGCCCTCACCGAGGACGTTCCCCTCCCGGACGCGCATCGCCGCGGGTTCGCCCGCCTGCTCAACTGGCCCGTCGACGGCGTGATGGCCTGCGACGTCGCCGGCCCGGCCGATGCCTACGTGAGCGCCGCCGAGGGCCGACCCCCGCTCGTCAGCCTGGGCGTCTGGTGCGTCGAGGCAGCCGACTACGTGCGTCTGGACCTGGCGCCCGGATCGCGTGACGCCGTGCGCCACCTTCTGACGGTCGGCTGTCGGCGCATCGCCTTCGTCGGGCCGCCCGCCCACGACGACCGCGCGGCG
This window harbors:
- a CDS encoding LacI family DNA-binding transcriptional regulator, with the protein product MGRRTTIADIARRAGVSNWTVSHVLNRRADVSIADATRARVMQAAVDMGYRPNPAARALANGRTQLVALWVIAGDSYSPYFARVQYELQRRVLEGGYRALTEDVPLPDAHRRGFARLLNWPVDGVMACDVAGPADAYVSAAEGRPPLVSLGVWCVEAADYVRLDLAPGSRDAVRHLLTVGCRRIAFVGPPAHDDRAAAYEEVMREAGRPAELVHTPANDRASIRAFFRDYLLAKGRPDGLFCQNDDRAIACCRALADLGLRVPEDVAVVGCDGIEETEYRTAPISTIQVPVGEMCDLAWRALRARMTDPLAPPRRHVLTPPLVVRESSRRGASDAPTVHER